A region from the Vicia villosa cultivar HV-30 ecotype Madison, WI linkage group LG3, Vvil1.0, whole genome shotgun sequence genome encodes:
- the LOC131662616 gene encoding uncharacterized protein LOC131662616 — MPGNEGVDRVHNFFGQENLSQGQYHSQAVDGNWPGLNNNIWVGSQRSTGVPFISNLKNFNQQQSDSEQGHISSPHMRHSLNLSQSNLRSESGRNQLPNQQAAVSGYMQGQQVFQTRHSGSNIMGMDTESDWHSLSRGIPMPESQGSSGLELYKKNLARNDAGDSPVNFDFFGSQQQVSGRQNGMLQPLPRQHSGINEMHLLQQQALLNQMQELQRQQQFHQLEAKQHNSMAPAQSISKQTVTGHSTSLINGNPVNEASNFMWQPDVTPSNANWLQRGASPVMHGSSNGVMLSSEQGQALRMMGLVHNQGGDQSLYGVPVSGSGGTPNLFYHFQADKPAMPQVSFPQQYSHVHGNKSTLPHITPGGSPFPAHQYNAFSDQSNRNDGPLVSRQDIQEKSMFGPTAHGINSRVNVENLQQMNSEQRIVSMQDFNGRQQELAGSSELSSQDKIVQVPPSQNVATLDPTEEKILFGSDDSLWDGFGTNIGDFNMLDGTDSSSGFPSLQSGSWSALMQSAVAETSSSDMGIQEEWSGLGFRNTGQLSGNEQPSTTDGSKQQSVWANNNLQSPSNLNSRPFIQPNNVSRPPTAENHCSVSELHQSGPDSSHQQHDRLQTDSQRPIPQYLERGRWLDCSPQQKQFSEVGHIHGKTTNSSGLEKNEKVLSDYWTHQPTTSSCSGSGGPFNKSDGWEVSNSTPLDRSSTFKTQENENSLKHHHEKAVHEEMSQVPASWEPNSDANLSAGSEHEKSTDNMQICREDSGMNGIAALPNSVPAWFSQPSSKKLPNVDVCRDSESAGSYKRNEGSGKYKHHMENPLILESSKNGKFEGDADDAEDCNKIEKSEDGLGSNPSHPRDDSMRENANFDGNDLHSPKSAGQAHQRSSITRKFQYHPMGDLGVEVEPYGNKQVINSQAMNHHHFGGLKDQGNIYSSLGQSKYGHFDVNYSETEKGELEKLDNNVSKGVLPTQIPKTMTPLDRSVGNYALQNTALPRVPETESSDGFAAHPQRNQSSSTQGFGLQLAPPTQGPAMVFSHGSSGSGVTALHMSETGDKGHSRLATNQTFPPQESSPEENRDNISNTTGQVFGKASQYSVLGNIPPAFTSGFPFSKNHNQNQNIAQLGGQVTNNQPASSNQIDEYGERAQASQPEIASAQDMSQPSGTDQIHGSQPSGIYGASLHGTPLNVMQNLWTSVSSRQHPNASKISSLSKQINNCGMIADFSNPGDQGPEKDGKELSSIGAEEAAVPSHLIDPVVKCVSDASQPNLAATSRDDEALGQSLRPNSVLNYNFSSLNQFQSMRNMEIDPSTREAKRLRVSDNMPNRQQVDSNHEQQLSYGYNNVVKDVSGNYSSITSSDPSMLCSSAKPHHVQDINATSQEVIGDDQEKSVNVSDSNKAVSIRSGHYPINPQMAPSWFEQYGAFKNGKILPVYDAQKITAAKTMDHPFIIPNQSDSLHFQKSIEQVNSRSDAQLSSTRHSPIPASVESENVCSQLSTPTGEPDLLSFNSKKRKSSLSGLLSWHKELTQGSERLRDLSAAELLWARTANRLAEKVEAGAGAVEDLSVMLKSKRRLVLTTQLMQQLLSPPPAVVLVEDMKLHHESVVYSVSRLTLGEACSSISWSECDTLPSGSTNLLPKKGTSADNVDHYILKVMDLFDRTRKLEDDILRLDSRASILDLRVECQDLERFSVINRFAKFHSRGQHDGAETSSSSDTTFQRFFPVKLVTEVPLPRNLPDRVQCLSL, encoded by the exons ATGCCTGGAAACGAAGGAGTAGACAGGGTCCATAATTTTTTTGGTCAAGAAAACTTGTCCCAGGGACAGTATCATTCACAAGCGGTTGATGGGAACTGGCCAGGACTGAACAATAATATATGGGTTGGCAGCCAGAGGTCAACTGGTGTGCCTTTTATTTCCAATTTGAAGAATTTTAATCAACAGCAATCTG ATTCGGAGCAGGGACACATAAGCTCTCCACATATGCGTCATAGTCTGAACCTATCACAATCAAATTTGAGGTCTGAGTCTGGAAGAAATCAGCTGCCAAACCAACAAGCAGCTGTAAGTGGCTACATGCAAGGACAACAGGTTTTCCAGACTAGGCACAGTGGATCTAATATTATGGGAATGGATACAGAATCTGATTGGCACAGCCTATCAAGAGGAATACCCATGCCAGAGTCACAAGGGAGTAGTGGTCTTGAGCTTTATAAGAAAAATTTGGCTAGGAATGATGCTGGCGATTCTCCTGTCAATTTTGATTTCTTTGGAAGTCAACAGCAAGTTAGTGGCCGCCAGAATGGAATGCTTCAGCCTTTACCTAGACAGCATTCAGGAATAAATGAAATGCATCTATTACAGCAGCAAGCATTACTTAACCAGATGCAAGAACTTCAAAGGCAGCAACAATTTCATCAACTAGAAGCAAAGCAACATAATTCTATGGCCCCAGCCCAGTCTATTTCAAAACAAACAGTTACTGGCCATTCCACATCTCTTATTAATGGAAATCCTGTAAATGAGGCATCTAACTTTATGTGGCAGCCTGATGTTACACCAAGTAATGCAAATTGGCTCCAGCGTGGTGCATCTCCAGTTATGCACGGGTCCTCTAATGGGGTTATGTTATCTTCCGAACAAGGACAAGCATTACGCATGATGGGTTTGGTTCATAATCAGGGAGGAGACCAGTCTCTTTATGGGGTTCCAGTATCTGGGTCAGGAGGCACTCCTAACCTTTTTTATCATTTTCAAGCAGATAAGCCCGCAATGCCTCAAGTTTCTTTCCCACAGCAATACTCTCATGTTCATGGGAACAAATCTACACTGCCTCATATAACACCCGGTGGTAGTCCATTCCCAGCTCACCAATATAATGCGTTTTCAGATCAAAGTAACAGAAATGATGGACCCTTAGTTTCAAGACAGGATATTCAAGAAAAGAGCATGTTTGGACCTACTGCTCATGGTATAAATAGTAGAGTCAATGTGGAAAACTTGCAGCAAATGAATTCTGAGCAAAGAATTGTATCAATGCAAGATTTTAATGGGAGACAACAAGAACTAGCTGGATCTTCAGAGCTATCATCACAAGACAAGATAGTGCAGGTTCCTCCTTCACAAAACGTAGCTACACTAGATCCAACTGAAGAGAAGATTTTGTTTGGCTCAGATGATAGCCTGTGGGATGGATTTGGTACGAATATAGGTGACTTTAATATGCTGGATGGTACAGATAGTTCTAGTGGATTTCCATCCCTTCAGAGTGGGAGTTGGAGTGCGCTTATGCAGTCTGCTGTAGCAGAAACATCCAGTAGTGACATGGGTATCCAGGAGGAGTGGAGTGGTCTAGGTTTTCGGAATACGGGGCAGTTATCTGGAAACGAGCAACCTTCAACTACTGATGGCAGCAAACAGCAATCCGTTTGGGCTAACAATAACTTGCAATCACCTTCCAATTTAAATTCAAGACCTTTTATTCAGCCCAACAATGTTAGTAGGCCCCCAACAGCTGAAAACCATTGTAGTGTTTCTGAATTACATCAGTCAGGTCCCGACTCTTCACATCAACAGCATGACAGATTACAGACCGATTCTCAGAGACCAATTCCACAGTATTTAGAAAGAGGCAGGTGGTTAGATTGCAGTCCTCAGCAAAAACAGTTCTCTGAAGTTGGTCATATACATGGAAAAACTACCAACTCTTCTGGtttagaaaaaaatgaaaaggtTCTATCAGATTATTGGACACATCAACCCACCACATCATCATGTAGTGGTAGTGGCGGTCCATTTAATAAGTCTGATGGTTGGGAAGTTTCAAACTCAACCCCACTGGATCGTAGTTCTACTTTCAAAACCCAAGAAAATGAAAACTCATTGAAGCACCATCACGAGAAAGCTGTGCATGAAGAGATGAGCCAGGTACCTGCTTCATGGGAGCCCAATTCTGATGCTAATTTATCTGCTGGGTCAGAACATGAGAAATCTACTGATAACATGCAAATTTGTCGGGAGGATTCTGGTATGAATGGTATTGCTGCATTACCAAATTCGGTCCCTGCATGGTTCAGCCAGCCAAGCAGCAAGAAGCTCCCTAACGTGGATGTATGTAGAGATTCAGAGTCAGCAGGTAGCTATAAAAGAAATGAAGGTTCAGGAAAATACAAGCATCATATGGAGAACCCTTTAATTTTAGAATCATCTAAGAATGGAAAATTTGAAGGTGATGCAGATGATGCGGAAGACtgtaataaaattgaaaaatcagaagatggtcttggaTCTAATCCTTCTCATCCAAGAGATGATAGTATGAGAgaaaatgcaaattttgatggaaATGATTTGCATAGCCCAAAGTCAGCTGGTCAGGCACATCAAAGATCTTCGATAACTCGTAAATTTCAGTATCATCCGATGGGGGATCTTGGTGTTGAAGTGGAACCTTATGGAAACAAACAGGTCATAAATTCACAAGCTATGAACCATCACCACTTTGGAGGACTTAAAGATCAGGGAAATATCTATAGCTCTCTTGGGCAATCAAAGTATGGACATTTTGATGTGAATTATAGTGAAACAGAGAAG GGTGAGTTAGAGAAATTGGATAATAATGTTTCAAAAGGCGTACTCCCTACGCAAATCCCAAAAACAATGACTCCTTTGGATAGAAGTGTCGGTAATTATGCCTTGCAGAATACTGCTTTACCCAG GGTGCCTGAAACTGAATCTTCAGATGGATTTGCTGCACATCCTCAGAGGAATCAAAGTTCTTCTACTCAGGGCTTTGGATTACAATTGGCTCCACCTACTCAGGGGCCTGCCATGGTATTTTCTCATGGCTCATCCGGTTCAGGTGTTACTGCACTTCACATGTCTGAGACAGGGGATAAGGGACATTCACGGTTAGCTACTAACCAGACTTTTCCTCCTCAAGAGTCATCTCCTGAGGAGAATAGGGATAATATTTCTAATACCACAGGGCAAGTTTTTGGTAAGGCTTCTCAGTACAGTGTGCTGGGGAACATTCCACCGGCTTTTACATCTGGCTTTCCATTCTCCAAGAAccataatcagaatcagaatataGCTCAGCTTGGTGGACAAGTAACAAATAATCAGCCGGCTTCCTCGAATCAGATAGATGAATACGGTGAAAGAGCTCAAGCTAGTCAACCTGAAATTGCATCTGCTCAGGACATGTCCCAGCCGAGTGGTACAGATCAAATTCATGGCAGTCAGCCTTCTGGTATATATGGTGCATCCCTGCATGGAACCCCTTTGAACGTTATGCAGAATTTATGGACCAGTGTTTCTAGCAGGCAACATCCTAATGCTTCGAAGATTTCATCACTGTCCAAACAAATTAACAACTGTGGAATGATTGCTGACTTCAGCAATCCAGGTGATCAGGGTCCAGAGAAAGATGGTAAGGAATTATCTTCCATTGGTGCTGAAGAGGCTGCAGTTCCATCACACCTGATAGACCCTGTTGTGAAATGTGTATCCGATGCTTCTCAACCAAACCTAGCTGCGACCTCTAGAGACGACGAGGCTCTAGGTCAGTCTTTAAGACCAAACAGTGTTTTGAATTACAATTTCTCATCTCTGAATCAATTCCAATCCATGAGAAACATGGAGATTGATCCTAGTACTCGGGAAGCCAAGAGATTAAGAGTTTCAGATAATATGCCAAACAGACAGCAGGTAGATTCCAACCACGAACAACAATTGTCATATGGATATAACAATGTGGTCAAAGATGTATCTGGAAATTATTCTTCCATCACATCATCAGATCCCAGTATGTTATGCTCGTCAGCAAAGCCACATCATGTACAGGACATAAATGCAACTTCTCAGGAGGTGATTGGAGATGATCAGGAAAAATCTGTTAATGTTTCAGATAGTAATAAAGCAGTTTCTATTAGAAGTGGTCATTATCCAATAAATCCTCAGATGGCACCATCGTGGTTTGAACAATATGGAGCTTTTAAGAATGGTAAGATATTGCCTGTTTATGATGCACAGAAGATAACTGCTGCGAAGACTATGGACCATCCTTTCATTATACCAAACCAATCAGATAGTCTGCATTTCCAAAAGTCAATAGAGCAAGTTAATAGTCGTAGTGATGCTCAACTTAGTAGCACCAGGCATAGTCCAATACCTGCTTCAGTTGAAAGCGAGAATGTATGTTCTCAGTTATCGACTCCTACGGGTGAACCTGATTTACTTAGTTTTAATTCAAAGAAGCGTAAAAGTTCCTTATCTGGACTCCTGTCATGGCATAAAGAACTTACTCAGGGTTCTGAACGGCTTCGAGATCTCAG TGCGGCAGAATTATTATGGGCCCGAACTGCAAACAGATTGGCTGAGAAG GTTGAAGCTGGTGCTGGGGCTGTTGAAGATCTATCAGTGATGTTGAAGTCAAAAAGAAGACTTGTCTTGACTACACAACTTATGCAGCAACTGCTAAGCCCGCCTCCTGCAGTAGTTCTTGTAGAAGATATGAAGTTGCATCATGAGAGTGTGGTCTACTCGGTTTCCAGATTAACATTAGGAGAAGCATGCAGTTCTATCTCATGGTCTGAATGTGATACTTTGCCTTCGGGCAGCACAAACCT ACTGCCCAAAAAAGGGACATCAGCTGACAATGTTGATCATTACATTTTGAAAGTTATGGATTTATTTGATAGAACAAGGAAACTGGAAGATGATATATTGAG ATTGGATAGCAGAGCCTCAATTTTGGACTTGAGAGTAGAGTGTCAGGATTTAGAAAGATTTTCTGTGATCAATAGATTTGCCAAGTTCCATTCACGGGGACAGCATGATGGGGCAGAGACCTCATCATCCTCTGATACTACTTTTCAGAGATTTTTTCCCGTGAAACTTGTTACTGAAGTTCCATTGCCTAGGAATCTCCCAGACAGGGTACAATGTCTTTCActttga